The Leptospira sp. WS39.C2 genome contains a region encoding:
- a CDS encoding NAD(P)-binding domain-containing protein codes for MWPKSYFNWLTKSAPTGSVEVYPELSDSYETNLPNVFVIGDLTGVPLLKLAAESGVSVWKHIPDRNNDRYDVLIIGSGPAGVSCALEAKRLGKKYLVLESNIPFQTIQSYPNRKPIFAEPKSIETQSAIKIVDTTKEELLEELNHFLIQNPINVKTNQRVVGIKADDIGYSLETETGTIYQTNSVVIAMGKSGDPKKLGIKGESEPNVFYRLIDPKDTENQTIVIVGGGDTALETAISCSEYATEITLIHRGKEFQKAKSENRNIIHQLETKGKVKILYDSAATEITSTSVFVKTKQSALKLKADSVYILIGNLPPLGFFQKVGIKLQNQKDILDWIGFTTLVSFATTAYFGKASVYGPFWFSPLATVSAAISIFSLILYTYIILQKRHIKFDVWKSFKTIYFLLAFVYFLTVYLLSTYQQFLLFGKYPSFHYTFLYSLTILVFGIRRMVVRKTQYIYYQTLSLIVIQIVFLFLLPEIILPMLGDLGYLGTPDGFIRREIFPADSYWKAYGFILAWPLSMGVLCDGGITTFWLVYGLCFSFVLIPVLVYNYGKGIYCGWICSCGGLAETLGDEYRQKMPHSKTAYQWEHSGQYILLVAFILTTLKLIGVYGKVFYPNLIMSEMVADSVKWMYDIVVDIGLAGVVGVGCYFLYSGRVWCRMFCPLASLMHIYARFSKFRIFSEKKKCISCNICTKNCHQGIDVMGFASRGIPMDSVQCVRCSACVSLCPTDVLQFGKLDGGKISFDLLDAKTRK; via the coding sequence TTGGAGATCTAACGGGTGTTCCACTTTTAAAATTAGCAGCAGAAAGTGGGGTTTCCGTTTGGAAACACATCCCCGATAGAAATAATGATCGGTATGATGTTTTGATCATAGGTTCTGGACCTGCAGGGGTATCTTGCGCATTAGAAGCCAAACGTTTGGGAAAAAAATATCTTGTATTGGAATCGAATATTCCCTTCCAAACAATTCAAAGTTATCCTAATCGAAAGCCTATTTTTGCTGAACCCAAATCTATTGAAACACAATCTGCAATCAAAATTGTTGATACAACAAAAGAGGAATTACTCGAAGAACTAAACCATTTTTTAATCCAGAATCCGATCAATGTAAAAACCAATCAGAGGGTGGTTGGTATCAAAGCAGATGATATAGGATACAGTTTAGAAACTGAAACAGGTACTATTTATCAAACTAATTCAGTTGTGATTGCTATGGGGAAATCTGGAGATCCTAAAAAGTTAGGTATCAAAGGAGAATCGGAACCAAATGTTTTTTACAGATTGATTGACCCAAAGGACACAGAAAATCAAACCATTGTGATTGTAGGTGGGGGAGATACTGCACTAGAAACAGCCATATCATGTTCTGAATATGCAACAGAAATTACGCTCATTCATCGAGGTAAAGAATTTCAAAAAGCAAAATCTGAAAATAGAAATATCATCCATCAATTAGAAACTAAAGGGAAGGTAAAAATACTTTATGATTCTGCAGCGACTGAGATAACTTCGACGTCTGTCTTTGTGAAAACTAAACAATCCGCATTGAAGCTAAAAGCAGATTCTGTTTACATATTAATAGGCAATTTACCACCATTAGGTTTTTTTCAAAAAGTAGGCATTAAATTACAAAACCAAAAAGACATTTTGGATTGGATAGGATTTACAACATTGGTAAGTTTTGCTACCACAGCTTACTTTGGGAAGGCATCAGTTTATGGTCCATTTTGGTTTTCGCCACTCGCAACTGTTTCTGCTGCAATATCTATATTTAGTTTAATTTTATATACTTATATTATCCTCCAAAAAAGGCATATAAAGTTTGATGTTTGGAAATCATTTAAAACAATATATTTCCTTTTAGCTTTTGTTTATTTTTTGACTGTATATCTTTTGTCGACTTACCAACAGTTTTTATTGTTTGGAAAATACCCATCCTTCCATTACACATTTTTATACTCTCTTACAATATTGGTATTTGGAATCAGGAGAATGGTTGTAAGGAAAACTCAATACATTTATTACCAAACTCTTTCTTTGATTGTTATCCAAATCGTATTTTTGTTTTTATTACCAGAAATTATATTACCTATGTTAGGAGATTTAGGTTATTTGGGAACTCCTGATGGGTTTATACGAAGAGAAATATTTCCTGCAGATTCTTATTGGAAAGCTTATGGATTTATTTTGGCATGGCCACTGAGTATGGGAGTTTTATGTGATGGTGGCATAACAACATTTTGGTTGGTATACGGACTTTGTTTTAGTTTCGTCCTCATTCCTGTTTTAGTTTATAATTATGGAAAAGGTATTTATTGCGGTTGGATTTGTTCCTGCGGTGGACTTGCTGAAACTTTAGGTGATGAGTATAGACAAAAAATGCCACATTCGAAAACGGCTTACCAATGGGAACATTCTGGCCAATATATTTTGTTAGTCGCATTTATTCTAACAACATTAAAATTGATTGGCGTTTATGGTAAGGTATTTTATCCGAATCTGATTATGAGTGAGATGGTCGCTGACTCTGTTAAATGGATGTATGACATCGTTGTTGATATAGGACTCGCGGGTGTTGTCGGAGTTGGATGTTACTTTTTATATTCAGGTAGGGTTTGGTGTAGGATGTTTTGCCCTCTTGCTTCATTGATGCATATTTATGCAAGATTTAGTAAGTTTAGAATATTTTCTGAAAAAAAGAAATGTATATCTTGTAATATTTGTACCAAAAATTGCCACCAAGGCATTGATGTCATGGGTTTTGCGAGTCGTGGAATTCCCATGGACAGCGTACAATGTGTACGATGTTCCGCTTGTGTATCACTATGCCCAACAGATGTATTACAATTTGGAAAGTTGGATGGTGGTAAAATTAGTTTTGATCTTTTGGATGCAAAAACTAGGAAATAA